The Grus americana isolate bGruAme1 chromosome 5, bGruAme1.mat, whole genome shotgun sequence region TCAGTGGTAGACTAACCATCCTCTAAGTCTGTAGCTCCTTATATAAACCTTTCCAAAATAATGGCACAATGTTTTATAATCTAGTAATATTGGTTTCTTCACCACTATTACCTCTAGAAACATCAATACGGCACCTTGCAGTTTGTGCAGTGTTTTGTACAGATTACACGAATGCAACAGATATCAAAAATACCCAGTGACCTCAGCATATTTTTCACGTTGTGTAGTAAGAGCTATAAAGTCACagcaaaacagatttaaaataaatagaaagacTGAAGAGCCTCTGACTGACCACATATCCAGGTTTGGACTAGTTCATGCAATCACACTTTCTGTTCATACTCACTCTCCTACAATCTTGCACATTTTTATAGGCTTTTAAACTCAAATTATAGGTCCTCCTTCACCAAAGCAGTCGTCTACTCTCTTGCTTGTAATGTTCACCCAGACAAGGGCTTCTGCAGTGCAAAGATAGTAACATAAAACTGAAACCAAAGTCAATCTAAAGGTTAGCCACTGCCCAATGATACAGtactccttctccctcctccacctccaatCCTAAGCGCTTGCTGATCTTCCTTATCCCAGCACTACAGACTGCCTGTCTACATGCCAAGCTGATGCAAGAAGTTGAGAAATAAATCTGAGGGGGGAACAAataaacaccccccccaaattctTTGCCTGTTTAGCTCCCTGAATAGGCTCACTGTGGGGTCAGATGATGTCCAGTGCAAAGGAAGTGATGAGAAATACAGGTCTGGAGGCAGAAGTGGACAAGAAGCCCCTTTTGGGAGCAAACTGCTAATCTGAGAAACTGAACTTAAGTTTTACAGTGGATAGCTTCAACTGTCAAAACGCTTCCAAAAGGTGCCTTAAAAGGAAACGTGCTGCTCACAATTAGTACAATGCAAGCActagagaaaagagaaatcacaGCACAAAAATTTAAGCAAATAAAGATATAATCACTATAAGATAGAATGACAAAAGGTGAAAGTACTGTAGTTTGGTCTCGGGATTCAGCCAAAACACACATCTTCAGACTTATGCCTTCACAATAATGACTTTGCCTCTTCTGCATGAGCTGCAGTGCAGATTTTCTCCAAGTCCACTATTTGCTCCCTGCTGTGACCTAGACAGGCACTTTGACAGAGCAAACAACTCACTCAAGCACAGTTCTTTCCACAGACAACTCATCCTCctgactgaattttaaaatatgtgccCTGAAAACAGAAGATGGTCAGTTTGTGGGTCTCTTACCTTGATTCTGTTGTTTGTTGGACAAGACCGGAGAGAGGAGCCATTACACTGAGTTGAATCTGTTCCTGCTCTTTGGGATTGGCCTGCCATCTTCAGCAGGGGGTAGCCACTTCCATTGGGAATCTTTCCAGCTGGTACTTTGGAATCACAGCCCTAAATTAGGGGAAAACAACTTGTCACTGCCTTTTTGACAGTGATGAATAAGCATGAATCATGGTCAGAAATCCAATCTTCACCCTTAATCCTTTTGTTCTTACAATATAAATCAGCAGCTTTGGTACCCCAGCTTAATAGCAACAACTACCcgaaaagaaacagatttcagaGAGCATTGTGACATCTGCACTGTGAGACAACAAGAACAAAGACTTCCCCAATCACCAAGAGAAGGAAAgtagaaagaaagaggaggaattgGAGTCATGCCCTCTTGGCATGAGCCAGGTTCCACCGGAAAGACGAGGGACTGAGCCtgtcctgctggcagctgctgcccagagaaATACGACTCCAtctgggcaggggatggggggaaaaagtcTTGCTCTCCCTAGTGCATCAGAATAACTAAGTCTAGAGAATTATTCTATAGCTGGGATTGTCAGCTTCCAGACAACACAATGTTCATCTCAGAGTTCAGTCTCTCTGTAAATGAGATTAAGTTCCTTTCAGACTTTAAAGTCTCATGCTGAGTCAAAGTAACACCTAATTGCTCTTATGCAGTGCCTGACCTGCGGTTTCACCTCTCAAAAGTCATGACACGGCAAGGACTGAACAGTCTATAGGAGCTGCTGCTAGGCATTATGCAGATGTCTGAGGACTAGCTGCTCTCCACTATTTTGGAATTACCTTCTGGTACCTCTGTCTATTTTGCCCCTTTGCAGCTGGGTGACTCTCCTCTGAACCATTACTTAGTATTACCTGGCCAACCATAAACCCCCGTCTACCATACAAAGTTACCCGAAAAATCATCTGGTACAGGCCATGCCCAAGAAGAGAGAACACCTTCCAGAGAAGGCTGGTCTTTGTCCTGAGGACCCAGAAAGGGAGTGAGTCATGGCTCAGTGGAACGTGCGTCAGCAAGCTGTCATCCCTCAAAGCTTACTTGAGCAAAAGTCTCATCTGCAGAGTGCTCCAGCTCCCAGTCCCCCTAAAAGGGGAGCAATCTTTTACACATACCACATCAAGAACAAAACCAGCCCAGAGGTGAGAAATCTCAgctaaaaccacaaaacaaaagcccGGAGATGAAACACCTTCTTCTAGGGCCCAGTGTCAAAGAAGTGGCAAAAAGCTCCCAAAGGGCATTGCCAAGCTACTCACAGCTCCAGGATCATTTGCTGAGCCTGTCAGATAGGGCAGATGACGTGTTTAGTACAGTGCTCCAAACATCACAGCACTCCCTCCCCTCTGGCTGCTAACTTACCACACCAGGGCactcctcttctttctctagGAAGATCTTCTCTAGCACCAGGAAGGTCAGGAAACCAATGATCACCCAGAGACCCAGAagcttttgctgctgaaagctctgcccttctcctgaggaaaaagagaaatcttcaTGTCACTATCAAGTACAAAGTGTTTCCCCATATGTGAACCCACCTTTCCCCAAACAGTTTAACCAGCAGttccaagacaaaaaaaaaacaagaaatgacAATGGAAACACCTCCTGTGAGGAATAAGGACCAAACATATCTcaaagaaaattagtttaacTTGCTCATTCTTGATCTAACAGATGTTCTCATCTCAGGACACTCAGAGCGAGAGCCCCCACCCCTTTTGCTTCAACAGTGCAACCCAGAATATTTCCTGACAAGACTGGGAATTTCCCAGAGCTCCAGAGGCAAGTGAAAATTACATCAACAAAAATCCTGCAGCTGTATCTACTGAGCAGCAAGCCCTGACCTGAAATCTGACATTAGTGGAGCCACAGactcattttcccctttctgccaCACCTGGGCAGGTTATTAAGCCCAAAGCTATATACCTTCTTTTCAATTACAGCCAAGCTTGTGAGATAATAATCCATtcagcctggctgcagaaatAGAGATTGCATTGCAATGGAAGAACAGAATGACACTGTACTGGGGCTTACATGGGTCAAGGAAACCTTTATGCTCCAGGACAGTCTGGCAGAAGCAAACAAGCTAGAGCAGGAAGACAGGGTCATTTGGGAACCACTgtggaaaggggggaaaaaaaggacagcagGTTCTGCTGGCAATGCTAGAGCCATGAGGAAGACAAGGCCCAAAGGCCCAGCAGATTTGAAATCCCAGGACATAGGTGCAAAGAAGTCTGGGAAATCCAGGGcatccttttccctctctcacaTTTTCAGCGGGTAAATGATTTCTTGGTTTCTCAACAGGTGGAATGCAGCAGCACTTGCCTTCCATGCTATCAGTTTGCTGAAGCAGAGATACAATCACTACAGGTTTCAACAACCCTGGCTATCTGAGGCATAAAGGAGATACAAGGATAACACAAGCTCTATCCCAACCCAAACAGTGTTTCATTTGCTGGTGAACACAGGTTTCTGTCACtggcatttctttcttctccccctgACCTCTCCTCCATCTTACTCATGGATCTGTGGACAATTTTCCGTGACTTCTCCTTGAGGAAAGATTGAGAGGGCAACACATTTGGGCTCCCATAGATCGAAGTACCCAGCAGAGGGGCCCTGGTTAGTCCCAAGAAAGAGGCTCTAGGAGTAACCCTGTTATAGGGACAGATTTATAGACCATCTGATGGGGCAGAATCCCCACCTGAGATGGTGCACATGTTCACATACCAGACCACACACACATTCATAACTTCCCATCAGGTTAAAGAAGCATTCCCTTTCCTTACAGAAAGGACAAAGGAAAATCAACAAAGATTTACAGGAGTCTAAGGCAAGATAGGAAGAGTTGATAGACAAGAAATGCATTGCAAGTTACTAAACATAAAGAAACCGTGGCCAACTCAGGAAGCCTCCAATCTCAAAATCTCTGGAGGGCTACAGAGTACAAAGATGAAGCATAACATGTGTTTTTATTGTTCTTGTATCCTTCCCTAAGCATTTGCTTTTACACATTGTTTGAAAGAGCATACCAGCCTAGACCAGTTTTTGGGCTGACCCAGCCTGGCTGGTCTTGTGTTTTCAAGATGGAATAGACTCAAAAATGTATCAGTAGTCATAGCATTGATTGCTTGCACATAAGGTTTTCATACCTGTTGTTGCACTGCATGTGTAGGCCCAGGCTTCGGGAAGCAGGTGCAGAAACACATTCCCCAGTAGTCCACCAATTGCAAAACTCAACAACTGCTTCAAACGGTGTGATCcagctaaaaaagaaacaaaaactgaTCACAACTCAACCAGAAGCCAAAACATCTCCATCTGAGATTTTGCACAAAGAGACCTAAATCAGAAGCATCTGCAAAGCAAGCTTTCAAAGGAGAGAGCACTAAATAAATAGCTGGAGTGCAAGAAAAAGCCCTTGCACCACTTGGCTCGGCAGTATGTGGGAGGGTCCTGGACCAAGCAGGGTGCAAAACAAACAATGCTCTTTTGTACAAGCTCCATCCAGGGCTTGCATTTGTCCAGGGACTCCCTATCAAATTGGCAGGCACAGACTAAAGCACCAGAAATGGGCTGTCTATTTTAGAGGACAGTATTTCTGTGACAAGGTCCTGTTCATCACTATGCCATTCAGACACAACCCAGGACTTCTGGCTTCAGAAAGGCTAATGCAGGTAGCAGGCTTACCTTCTGACCGCAGAGCAGCTCCCGTCTCAAACGGGATCACCAGCAAGGGGAAGACCCCACTCAGCCCCACCATGAACGAACCGATGAGGGAACAGATCCAGGCATCCAGCCGCTCGCTGCTGAAAAGGCTTCCCCAGGACTCTGCCTCCTTCTCACACAGAGGACCAGAACTAGCAGCAACATGACTCctcaggagctgctgagctTCACAGGCCACGATCAGAAACAAGGAGAGTGTCCCATCAAGcagaagcttttgttttgtcatCGCTAAGTGgtctcagctgggctggccaatCTCTGAAAAGAGCAGGGGAGAGCAGTTCTGAGACCATGCCCAAGATACCCCCCCACCATCCCCTCCCTCAGCATCTTAGCACAGGAATGCATCCCCATAAGGAACATCTGAAACTCTTCCTGATTTCAATACAGCAGTAAAGGACAGAAAGGCTGTTTATCATCAGGTATATGAAACTGCACACGAGATGTCTTGTGAAAGAGTCTCGCTTTCAGCATCTCCCCTCAGGTACACTGGACAAGGACACCAAGTACCCTTGTCCTTGCCCTTCAGTGTCCCGAGGCTTCAGAGAAAGGTGTTGACCAGAGATGCTACCCAGATAAGTCTTCTCTTTGCCATGGAACAGCATCCATGTAACAAATTAGGATGCAAGATAGGCAACATAACAGAGGGCTGTAAAATCATGAGTGGTGTAAAGATGGTGAACAGGGGTAGATTATTCACCATCTCTTCAGACATAAGTGCTAACAGCCATCACATGAAGCCAGTGAGGGTcagcttcaaaacaaaacaaacaaatgtgaTTCT contains the following coding sequences:
- the SLC39A13 gene encoding zinc transporter ZIP13, with amino-acid sequence MTKQKLLLDGTLSLFLIVACEAQQLLRSHVAASSGPLCEKEAESWGSLFSSERLDAWICSLIGSFMVGLSGVFPLLVIPFETGAALRSEAGSHRLKQLLSFAIGGLLGNVFLHLLPEAWAYTCSATTGEGQSFQQQKLLGLWVIIGFLTFLVLEKIFLEKEEECPGVGCDSKVPAGKIPNGSGYPLLKMAGQSQRAGTDSTQCNGSSLRSCPTNNRIKISGYLNLLANTIDNFTHGLAVAASFLVSRKVGFLTTMAILLHEIPHEVGDFAILLRAGFDRWSAAKMQLSTALGGILGACFAMCAQSPKGAGETVAWILPFTSGGFLYIALVNVVPDLLEEKNPWNSLQQILLLCTGITVMVLLSLTTE